The nucleotide sequence AATCTTAAACTCTTCCCGAACACCGACGGTATGTATATGGAACTTATATCCGGCGGAGTGGATGCTGTACTTTTTGATTCTCCCAATGTTATGTATTTCGCCAGAACAGCAGGAGAAGGCAAAGTGAAAACCGTTGGTCCCCTTTATGAAGGACAGTCATACGGTATTGCTCTTACCCAGGGAAGCAAGCTCAGAGAAGCAGTAAATATTTCAATACTTAAGTTTATGGAAAACGGACAATATGCTGAACTTTACAAAAAATGGTTCGGAGAAGCTCCCCAATAAAAACATAAAGAGGCGGATATTCCGCCTCTTTTTAAATCCAAAAATACAAGGTGAACGATGACAGATTTTGATTTTAAAACAAATGTGATATGGGAGTCTTTACCCATACTTATGGATGGGCTGAAATTAACCGTTATTATTACCGCAAGCGGCCTTCTGATAGGGTTCTTTCTTGGTGCAATTTTCGGGCTTTTAAAACTGCTCAAGTTCAAACCATTACGTTATATTGCAAATGTATATATTGAAACTATCAGAGGTACACCTATAATGGTGCAGGTAATGTTTATTTATTTTGGTCTGCCTATGGCTCTCAGGACACGTATCGATCCATTAACTTCGGCTATTTCTGCCATTGCAATAAACTCCGGCGCCTATATAGCGGAAATTGTCAGAGGTTCCGTGCAGTCGATTGATAAGGGGCAGACAGAGGCAGGGCGCTCAATAGGGCTGACAAGAATGCAGAATATGCTGTATGTAGTCTGGCCGCAGGCTTTCAGAAGAATGATTCCACCCCTTGGGAACCAGTTTATAATCAGCCTGAAAGACACATCACTTTTTGTGGTAATCGGTGTTGGTGAGTTGACAAGGACGGGGCAGGAAATTATTGCAACAAATTTCAGGGCTTTTGAAGTATGGACAACCGTTGCCATACTGTATCTGTGCATAACTTTCGTTATAAGCAAAGCACTTAATTTATTGGAATATAAGCTGGGGTTAAGATGATAATTCAAATAAAAGACTTACACAAATATTTCGGTGATTTGGAAGTTTTAAAGGGTATAAATCTGAATATTGAAATGGGAGAAGTCGTTGTAATAATAGGTGCAAGCGGCTCCGGTAAAAGTACGCTGTTAAGATGTATTAATAAGCTGGAAGAGATAACCTCCGGGCAGATAATAATAGACGGAGAAGATATCAACGGGAAAAATGTTAATATCAATGAAATTAGAGCAGAAACAGGAATGGTTTTTCAGCAGTTTAACCTTTTCCCCCATAAAACTGTACTGGAAAATGTTACTCTCGGTCCTGTAAAAGTAAGGGGGGTCAGTAAAGCAGAAGCAAAAAAAACCGGTCTCGAACTTTTGAAAAAAGTGGGGCTTTCGGATAAAGCCGATGCTTACCCGGCTCAGCTGAGCGGAGGGCAGATGCAAAGAGTGGCAATAGCCAGATCATTGGCGCTAAACCCAAAAGTGATGCTTTTTGACGAACCTACCAGCGCACTTGATCCAGAACTGGTGGGAGAAGTTCTGGAAGTAATGAAACAGCTGGCAAATGAAGGGATGACAATGATTGTGGTATCCCATGAGATGGGGTTTGCAAGAGAGGTTGCCGACAGGGTAATTTTTATAGACAAAGGGGTTATCGAAGAGGAAGGAACTCCTGAACAGATATTTGACAACCCACAAAATGAAAGAACAAAAGCATTTCTTGCAAAAGTCAAATAATCTGACAGTATAAAAACAGTGGAAAATAACGTAACCGCCTTGTTTAACTGCCGGGTGTGTAAAATTTAATTGGTTCCGGTTTTATAAAGGTAAAGGTAAAGGTAGAGGTAGAGGTTAAGACCTTTAATAGGGTTGAAGTTGTGGAGCCTTCTGCGGAAATGTGCAGTCTGGATTACTAAAATTAAAAGTTTTTTTACCATTGGATTTTGCTTTTGTGTCCACATCCACAAATAACAATAAATAAGCACCAGCACCTATATAATTAAACAGCCCACATAATTAGCTGCTGTGCTTTATAAAAAGTCTCAACTTTTGGGTTTTAATATTTGACGTTAAATATAATGTTTTTTTGGGAAAATCTATTACTCTGATTGTCTCTTCCACTGCCTTTGAAACATCCACCAATTCCTTTGTAACAGAGTCGGTCTCTTTAAAATATTCGGAATCTATAAAACCACCGTCTTTCCTGGCAAAAACAGCAAGATAGAATATATTGGATTCGACAATATCCTGGAAAAAATGTGTTCCGAAGGATAATTCCGGCATGAGCCCTCCGGCTTCATATTCAATTTCGCCCAGTCCGTACATATTGTTTATATCTGAAAAACTCACTGGTATCCCCAGCTCCGGTGAGGTGGTTCCCCATCTTCCGGGACCCAAAACAAGAGTGTAGAATTTTTTCTTGACGGTCATCTGTCTGTTTATTTCACCTATTTTTCTAGCTACCTCATGTTTATCCGTTGTGCTCAATGTTGAGTATTTGGTGGGGTCTATATATATGACTCTTCTGATATAATCACAGACATTACCCCCCATAAAATTTCCTTCAGTTTCTATTAGAATTTTATCCCCGGCGGATTTTTTCACTTTGATATTTTTGGCATCCGATGCATTTGCCTGAAGAGGTCTGCACTGAACCAGATTGATTACATACGATTCGCTGTCCAGAAAACCAAGGGTGAATTCTATATCAACAGGACACTCATATTCATCTTCAACAGTATTCATCATATCCGACATAATTGCCGGAAACTTACTTTTTAAGAGTTTGTTAAAGGTTAATACCCATATATCTTTGACTTCACCGCCTGAATCGGCCAGCCTTCTCATTGTATCGAAATCCCTTTCGGCAATCCAGTTTAAGTCAAAAGGTATGTTTTCCTTGTCCAGCATATAAAATGAAACCATATGCTTGCCGCTGCTTCTGACATCCAGCACATCAAGATCTTTCTGGGCATATTTAAACATATTATCTTTATCCGAAAGGGGAACAAGTGAAGGGTTGTTTAGCGCCACAATGCGTGCATAATCCCCCTCAATTCTATTCACAGCCCGTGTACCCAATCCCATTACAATCCTCAGCATTCCGGCATCAGGGTCTATATCTTTACTCCAGACATAAGTGTTATAAGATAATCCTACGCCGGCAACATGGGGATAGTAATAGTAGCCATGGTAGCTGCCCGAAACCCGTTGAACAAGCAAAGCCATCACTTCATCTTCATATTTCAGCCCCCTTTCGATACGGTAACTCAGGGCATCCTCACTCATCGCACTGGCATATATCTTTTTTAAGGAATGTATAAAATCTTCAAAGCGCTCATCCCTTGTCCCCTGGATGGGACAGAAAAAACTTTCATATTTTCCGGCAAAAGCATTTCCGAATCCATCTTCAAGAAGACTGCTGGAGCGTATTATAAAAGGATACTGCCCGAAATGATCAAGCATTTCGTGAAACTCATCCTTCACATCTTCCGGAAAATCTCCCTGCATAATAAGCTCTTCCAGTCTTTTGGCGGCACTGAAATATCCTTCATCTGTTTTTTGTTCCATGAAAATATCCCACCAGCCGTTATATATTATAAATGTATAAAAAATATCCGATCCGATATAAAATGAATCGTGAGGTTCCAGTTGCTCTTCCCATTTTCCGGGATTGGTGTTATAAAGTATTTTACGCGCAAGGAGCATACCAACAGCTTTCCCCCCGATAAACCCGGTACCTATCATCCTGTTTTTAATTTCCAGCAAGTCGTTGATAGTAAAATGTTTCTTAACCAATGAAAGTATCTTTTCGTCTCTGCCCATCAGTGCTTTTATAATCCTGTTAACGATTTCAGAGTCACTCCGATTCCCACTTCCCTGTTCAAATTTCTCCGCTTCCATAAAAATTCTGTCCCAGGAATCAAGTCTTCTATTTAGAATTGATCTGTTAACCGCACAAAGGGTGGAAGAAAGTTTCGTGGCCAGGTAACTGTTGTCAATGGGGATAAAATTTTCTTCATCCCTGCATTCATGGGGGAGGAACATAGTGGGACTGTTTTTACCGAACACTTTATGCGGGTGAACATAATGGGTCCCTTCTCTGTTAAATACCTCTATTAAAACCTGTGCTGTCTTCCTGATTTTGGAGATTGTTTCAAAAGAATGGTAATGTTTCAGAATCGCAAAATATGCAACTGTATCAAGTTTGTATAAAAACGGGCATATAACCATGAAAAAATTTGATATTGCAGCATCCGTAACCCATTCATACAGAAGGTCGGACAGTGAATCAAACACATAAAATACACTCTTACCATGTCTTTCCACCTCCGAGTAAACCTCTTTGGTGAAGGATTCAAAGCCCACACCAGCTTCCAGCTTATGCTCGTCAACATATGAACGGCATTCCTCAGGAATCAGGTTTTCATGTGAGGCAAAACGAAAGTACACTATTTTACGTTTATCTTGAACAGCCTGTTTTACAAAAGGAGCAACAAATCTGCTGTAATCTTTAATGGATGGGGAAAGCCAAACAACATTATCGCCTTTTGTCAAATTGTTTAATATCGTGTCAAGGCCGGATATTCCCGAACTGACCGGCGATTTATCACTCAAAGAGCTCTCCTGTTGGACAATTTCTTAAAAGCAAAAAAGGGCTGCTTAAATGCAACCCCTTAACATTATATCAACTAAAAAACAGACTCAATGTTTAATTTAGGATTTAAATCAATCCCAGCGCAATCATAGCATCAGCAACCTTTTTAAATCCAGCTATGTTTGCCCCTGTAACATAATCATTTGAAGCACCAAATTCCTGCGCAGCTTCAAGACAATCACGATGAATATTAATCATTATTTTGTGAAGTCTTTCTTCTGTATAACTGAAAGACCAGGAATCCCTGCTGGCATTTTGCTGCATTTCAAGAGCAGAAGTTGCAACCCCACCGGCATTAGCAGCTTTTCCGGGTCCGTAAGCAATCCTGGCTTCCTGAAAAACTTTAATTCCTTCAGGTGTTGTCGGCATGTTGGCTCCCTCGCCCACAGCTATGCATCCGTTTTTAACAAGGGTTTCTGCATCCTTGCCGTCCAGCTCGTTTTCAGTTGCTGAAGGCATGGCAACCTGACATGGTACTTCCCAAACATTTCCGTTCGGCTTGTATTCAGCATCTTTATGATAATTACAATAATCCTTTATTCTACGCCTTTCAACTTCTTTGAGCTGTTTCACAAGATCGAGATCTATTCCTTTTTCATGATAGATTACTCCGCCTGAATCAGACAGTGCCACTACTTTTCCTCCGAGCTGATGGATTTTTTCAATCGTATAAATAGCAACATTACCGGAGCCTGACACAACACATGTTTTACCCTCAAAACTGTCATTTCTGGCTTTTAGCATTTCATCCACGAAATAAACAGCGCCGTAACCGGTGGCTTCTTTTCTAACCTTCGAGCCTCCCCAGGCCAAGCCTTTGCCTGTTAAAACGCCTGATTCATAAGTATTACTCATACGCTTGTATTGGCCGAAAAGGTAGCCGATTTCCCTGCTGCCCACACCGATATCTCCTGCAGGAACATCTGTTTTTTCACCGATATGCCTGGAAAGCTCTGTCATGAAACTCTGACAGAATCTCATAACTTCACTGTCAGATTTACCTTTAGGGTTAAAATCGGATCCTCCTTTTCCACCGCCGATAGGAAGACCGGTGAGAGCATTCTTAAAAATCTGTTCAAAACCGAGAAATTTAATCACACCAAGATAAACGGATTCATGAAATCTCAGACCGCCTTTATAAGGCCCCAATGCACTGTTAAACTCCACTCTGAAACCTCTGTTAATATGGATTTCCCCTCTGTCATCTTCCCAGGGAACCCTGAAAATAATCTGTCTTTCAGGCTCGCATATCCGTTCAATAATTTTATGCTCTGCATAATGAGGATATTTTACCAAAACAGGACCAAGTGAGTCCAAAACTTCTTTTACCGCCTGGTGAAACTCGTTCTCACCTGGGTTCCTGGCAATTACCTGATGATAAATTTCTTCAATCTGTTTCTTTGCTTTTTCTGTCATACAAACCTTCCTCCTTTTTAATGAGATAATAATATAAAAAACAATATGTTGCTTTTTTGGCACCCTCCCATTTTTTTCACAGTATCATACCAAGTGAACGTTTATTTAACAATTCATCAATTGTAGGAGCTAAATTAGGCGGCTTGGGTTTTCGAAATCTAAATATTTCCTTAGCCATAATAAATGCTCTGCTAATACCATCTAAAAGGCTATAATATATAAATTTTGGTCGATCTTTCTTTTTGGATTTCTCCCTCTTAGAATTTGCAATGACCTGCTCTTTTAATATTTCATCCTCCTGTACCATCAGCAATACGCTCCAGGCTAACATGGATGCTCCAAGCAGTGATTTTATCGCATTAAAGTTAGGGGTTAAACTCTTCTCTATTCCAAAGCCCTGCTTCTCAAATCTGTAACATTCTTCCACGCCCCAGCGGTGGTAATATCCTGTCACGCGTCTCTTAATCTCTCTGGATTTCTTTATGTGACCATTTGTAAGTAAAATATGAGGCTCTTTATTCTCCTCCCCCTTATTAACCATTACAGTCACAGGGTAAAGCTTACCTTCAAGATTTATATAACACTTCTTATAGCCAAACCTAAAAGATTTCCCAATTTTGTAACGTCTGTTTATTTTCTTCACTAAATCAGGAATACTTACCGGTTTACCTCCTAAAACAAGGTGGCGCTTTTTTGTTAATCTGGTTACAAAATCAAGATCCTTGTTTAAAAAATAATTCAGCATAATACCGCCGTCATAACCACGGTCTAATACCCACAAACCTTTGGGTCCAGCTGCTGATACAAAATTCTCTACCGCTTTCATACTTTCCGTGTTCATACTCTTAAAGCTCTGTTCTTCGCTGCTGTACATATCAAGATACATTGGAAATGTTATTCTCTCAGAAGGATTGTAACAACTTATTTGATTTAGATAATAACCGTTGCCGGTACTGCCTTTGCTCCCATCTCTTAAACGACAATGATTTTCAAAGTTATTGCCAAAATGATGACAAATGTCTCCCGCATCCAATGCTATTATTGTTTCTTCCCTTACTTTGTCTTTCCACTTGTTCATATTGTAATAATTCGACAATTCAAGAATCTCTGGGTGATCATGGACATTACGGCGTATCCTTTTTAAAGTGTCTTTTATGGCTATATCTTCCTTCAGGCTTCTTGCTATCTCTGTTAAGTTGCAGCTCTTTGAGGCTAATACTCCGGTTACTATTTCCAAAATATGTTTATGAAGGGGCTTTTTTACACTTACATTATCCTCTGAAATTGATGATACTACACTCACAATTTTTCTCTTCACATTTTTCCTAATTTCACCTATCATAAACTGCCTCCTTTTTCTTTTTTGTTAGTGCTTTATGGTAAATTCACTATACAGGAAAAAGGAGGCTTATTCAATCACTTATCTTCATCTTTTACCTTTCTTTACAAATACTTATCAAATATCTTTTTGAGAAAATGGGAGGGTGCCAAGTTGCTTTACTATATCAAAAAATTTCGCACTATTTTTTAATATTATTAGGAGAAAGTCAACAGAAAATCTTTTGTTACAACGATTAATAATATGTAGAATACTATTTTTAATTAATAATTTCAGATTTTACTTTAGCAATTCAGATGATTTGAAAGGTATAATATGAGTTATTAATTTCTTTTCCTGAACTGTCGTAATTTTTTTCATAAAACTCAACATTATCATTGTAATCTATGAGAATTACACTTGATGAGCGGGTACCGTAACCGTTTATTCTCACAAAAATAGGTGATAACTCTTTTTCAAACTCCTCAGAGACACCGGTAAAAGGAAGCTCCCTCTTTTCAGGTTTTTTGTCATCACGGAGCATTTCAAAAAGGCTATCAATCTGCACATCCTCACATGAAATAATTTCTTTAAAAAGCCTTTTGCCTCTGTTTATCTTAGGCCAGGGGGTATCCAGGGTAGCATTGCTTAAGCCATAAATGCCTTCTGAGATCGGCAGGAGAGAGTTAGCTCTGTTGCTGAAGTAATACATTTCATCACTGCTGCCGAATAAAAGATTAAAACCTTCATACCGATTTTTCTTTAAATCAAGTTGTTTGGCGTAACTTAAAGGGTCATCATTCCCCTGTAGAAAATTTTTTACAATGAGGCCGCGGGATGTTTTTTTCGGATCTTTTGCAGTACCTTCCCTGAAATTTGTAAGAGCGGCAAAACGCCCGGATTTTGTGACACCGAGCCATGTCCCGCCGCTCTGTAAATCTCTTCCAGCCAGAATTCTGTTACTTTCATCCTTTTTATACGAATCTGAGCGCCAACAATGAAGTTTTTCCGTTTTTCGATTATAAAATTCATCCCTGTTGGCACAGAAAATCAGCTTATTTTTATTGTGCGCTTTAAAGCTGAATACGATAAAACACATCGGTCAGCCTATATTAAATACTACCATTTTTATATTGGTCATATCTTCAATGGCAAACTTAACCCCTTCTCTGCCGATACCGCTCATTTTGTTGCCGCCATAAGGCATATGATCCACCCTGAATATAGAGGTATCATTTATCATAACACCGCCAACATCCAGGTTATCTATGGCGTAGTATGCTTTTTTGATATTATTAGTGTAAATCCCTGTCTGAAGCCCGTAATCTGAATTTTCAACCAGTTTGACAGCTTCATAATAATCGTCAAAACTTACTATTGAAACTACCGGAGCAAACACCTCCATACACATAACTTTCATTTCATCAGTTACATTTGTCAGTACTGTCGGTTCCATCATCCGGCCTTCTCTTTTGCCCCCGGCGATAACCTGCGCTCCTTCTTTTACAGCCTCTTTAACCCATGTTTCAGCTCTTTCGGCTTCACTTTCTTCAATCATGGGTCCCACATCACAATCTTTCTCCAGCGGATTACCGAATTTAAGCTTATTAACTTCTTCAACGAAAAGCTCTTCAAACTGCTTTAAAACATTTTTGTGGACATATATTCTTTGCAGTGAAATACAAACCTGGCCGGAGTTTGCAAAAGCACTGGCTGCACATCTTGCCGCAGCCTTTTTTAAATCAGCGTCTTCATCAATTACAGTGGCAGAATTATTCCCAAGCTCAAGTGTGACTTTCTTAATACCGGCCTTCTTGGTAATCTGATCGCCAACTTCAGGTGATCCGGTAAAACTTATTTTTTTACACTCCGGATGTGTTACTATCATATCCCCCACCACAGAGCCGGAACCGATTACAACATTAAAAACACCTTTTGGCAGTCCGCAGTCCTCAAGAATTTCAGCCAGAATAAGAGATGTCACAGGTGTTGTTGAAGCAGGTTTTAACACAACGCTGTTACCAGCCGCTATTGCCGGGGCCACTTTATGCCCGACAAGATTCAGGGGAAAATTAAACGGTGTAATTGCCCCTACAACTCCCAGAGGCTCTCTGAAATAATATCCTCTGCGATTTTCACCGAATTTGCTGGCATCCAGCGGGATTGTTTCTCCATGTATACGTTTTGCCTCTTCTGCAGCAAATTTGAACGTTTCGGCTCCTCTTAAAACCTCATTGAGTGAATATTTCCATGCTTTTCCCGCTTCTTTGCATATTGTTTCAGCTATTTCATCCTGTCTGTCCAGAATTTTCAGATAAGCTTTTTCAAGCACTTCCGCCCTTTTATGAGCCGGATATTTTTTAAAATCCGCGAAAGCTGATTTTGCATTTAAAATTGCTTCTTCAACCATATCCCTGTCACATTTTGGAACTTTGGCGAAAACCTCTCCGCTGTATTTGTCAATCACATCAATCTGCTCACCGGTATCAACCCATCTTCCGTCTACATATGTTTTCCATGTTTCAGCCATTTATTATCCCCCTTTCATTATTCATTATCTAAATTATACAACAATACAGGCTTTTTTCAACAGACGACATTATTCAGTTAAAAGCCGTGGTGCGTTAATACCGTGATGCGTGACGCGTGATGGGTTATAAAATATTTTAAAGCTCTCCTATGTTCTTTTATGTTATGGTGGTTGCCACAAAGTTTATTAAGGATATATAAAATAAAAAGGTTAGGGACAGAGGACTCAACGTTCAAAATTACTTAATACTTAGTACTTAACACTTAACACTTAAACTTAGTACTTGTTTAAAATGAGAAAAAATAAAATATTT is from Flexistipes sinusarabici DSM 4947 and encodes:
- a CDS encoding ABC transporter permease subunit (The N-terminal region of this protein, as described by TIGR01726, is a three transmembrane segment that identifies a subfamily of ABC transporter permease subunits, which specificities that include histidine, arginine, glutamine, glutamate, L-cystine (sic), the opines (in Agrobacterium) octopine and nopaline, etc.), whose product is MTDFDFKTNVIWESLPILMDGLKLTVIITASGLLIGFFLGAIFGLLKLLKFKPLRYIANVYIETIRGTPIMVQVMFIYFGLPMALRTRIDPLTSAISAIAINSGAYIAEIVRGSVQSIDKGQTEAGRSIGLTRMQNMLYVVWPQAFRRMIPPLGNQFIISLKDTSLFVVIGVGELTRTGQEIIATNFRAFEVWTTVAILYLCITFVISKALNLLEYKLGLR
- a CDS encoding amino acid ABC transporter ATP-binding protein, producing MIIQIKDLHKYFGDLEVLKGINLNIEMGEVVVIIGASGSGKSTLLRCINKLEEITSGQIIIDGEDINGKNVNINEIRAETGMVFQQFNLFPHKTVLENVTLGPVKVRGVSKAEAKKTGLELLKKVGLSDKADAYPAQLSGGQMQRVAIARSLALNPKVMLFDEPTSALDPELVGEVLEVMKQLANEGMTMIVVSHEMGFAREVADRVIFIDKGVIEEEGTPEQIFDNPQNERTKAFLAKVK
- a CDS encoding PEP/pyruvate-binding domain-containing protein; its protein translation is MSDKSPVSSGISGLDTILNNLTKGDNVVWLSPSIKDYSRFVAPFVKQAVQDKRKIVYFRFASHENLIPEECRSYVDEHKLEAGVGFESFTKEVYSEVERHGKSVFYVFDSLSDLLYEWVTDAAISNFFMVICPFLYKLDTVAYFAILKHYHSFETISKIRKTAQVLIEVFNREGTHYVHPHKVFGKNSPTMFLPHECRDEENFIPIDNSYLATKLSSTLCAVNRSILNRRLDSWDRIFMEAEKFEQGSGNRSDSEIVNRIIKALMGRDEKILSLVKKHFTINDLLEIKNRMIGTGFIGGKAVGMLLARKILYNTNPGKWEEQLEPHDSFYIGSDIFYTFIIYNGWWDIFMEQKTDEGYFSAAKRLEELIMQGDFPEDVKDEFHEMLDHFGQYPFIIRSSSLLEDGFGNAFAGKYESFFCPIQGTRDERFEDFIHSLKKIYASAMSEDALSYRIERGLKYEDEVMALLVQRVSGSYHGYYYYPHVAGVGLSYNTYVWSKDIDPDAGMLRIVMGLGTRAVNRIEGDYARIVALNNPSLVPLSDKDNMFKYAQKDLDVLDVRSSGKHMVSFYMLDKENIPFDLNWIAERDFDTMRRLADSGGEVKDIWVLTFNKLLKSKFPAIMSDMMNTVEDEYECPVDIEFTLGFLDSESYVINLVQCRPLQANASDAKNIKVKKSAGDKILIETEGNFMGGNVCDYIRRVIYIDPTKYSTLSTTDKHEVARKIGEINRQMTVKKKFYTLVLGPGRWGTTSPELGIPVSFSDINNMYGLGEIEYEAGGLMPELSFGTHFFQDIVESNIFYLAVFARKDGGFIDSEYFKETDSVTKELVDVSKAVEETIRVIDFPKKTLYLTSNIKTQKLRLFIKHSS
- the gdhA gene encoding NADP-specific glutamate dehydrogenase — its product is MTEKAKKQIEEIYHQVIARNPGENEFHQAVKEVLDSLGPVLVKYPHYAEHKIIERICEPERQIIFRVPWEDDRGEIHINRGFRVEFNSALGPYKGGLRFHESVYLGVIKFLGFEQIFKNALTGLPIGGGKGGSDFNPKGKSDSEVMRFCQSFMTELSRHIGEKTDVPAGDIGVGSREIGYLFGQYKRMSNTYESGVLTGKGLAWGGSKVRKEATGYGAVYFVDEMLKARNDSFEGKTCVVSGSGNVAIYTIEKIHQLGGKVVALSDSGGVIYHEKGIDLDLVKQLKEVERRRIKDYCNYHKDAEYKPNGNVWEVPCQVAMPSATENELDGKDAETLVKNGCIAVGEGANMPTTPEGIKVFQEARIAYGPGKAANAGGVATSALEMQQNASRDSWSFSYTEERLHKIMINIHRDCLEAAQEFGASNDYVTGANIAGFKKVADAMIALGLI
- a CDS encoding transposase; amino-acid sequence: MIGEIRKNVKRKIVSVVSSISEDNVSVKKPLHKHILEIVTGVLASKSCNLTEIARSLKEDIAIKDTLKRIRRNVHDHPEILELSNYYNMNKWKDKVREETIIALDAGDICHHFGNNFENHCRLRDGSKGSTGNGYYLNQISCYNPSERITFPMYLDMYSSEEQSFKSMNTESMKAVENFVSAAGPKGLWVLDRGYDGGIMLNYFLNKDLDFVTRLTKKRHLVLGGKPVSIPDLVKKINRRYKIGKSFRFGYKKCYINLEGKLYPVTVMVNKGEENKEPHILLTNGHIKKSREIKRRVTGYYHRWGVEECYRFEKQGFGIEKSLTPNFNAIKSLLGASMLAWSVLLMVQEDEILKEQVIANSKREKSKKKDRPKFIYYSLLDGISRAFIMAKEIFRFRKPKPPNLAPTIDELLNKRSLGMIL
- a CDS encoding NRDE family protein — its product is MCFIVFSFKAHNKNKLIFCANRDEFYNRKTEKLHCWRSDSYKKDESNRILAGRDLQSGGTWLGVTKSGRFAALTNFREGTAKDPKKTSRGLIVKNFLQGNDDPLSYAKQLDLKKNRYEGFNLLFGSSDEMYYFSNRANSLLPISEGIYGLSNATLDTPWPKINRGKRLFKEIISCEDVQIDSLFEMLRDDKKPEKRELPFTGVSEEFEKELSPIFVRINGYGTRSSSVILIDYNDNVEFYEKNYDSSGKEINNSYYTFQII
- a CDS encoding aldehyde dehydrogenase family protein, giving the protein MAETWKTYVDGRWVDTGEQIDVIDKYSGEVFAKVPKCDRDMVEEAILNAKSAFADFKKYPAHKRAEVLEKAYLKILDRQDEIAETICKEAGKAWKYSLNEVLRGAETFKFAAEEAKRIHGETIPLDASKFGENRRGYYFREPLGVVGAITPFNFPLNLVGHKVAPAIAAGNSVVLKPASTTPVTSLILAEILEDCGLPKGVFNVVIGSGSVVGDMIVTHPECKKISFTGSPEVGDQITKKAGIKKVTLELGNNSATVIDEDADLKKAAARCAASAFANSGQVCISLQRIYVHKNVLKQFEELFVEEVNKLKFGNPLEKDCDVGPMIEESEAERAETWVKEAVKEGAQVIAGGKREGRMMEPTVLTNVTDEMKVMCMEVFAPVVSIVSFDDYYEAVKLVENSDYGLQTGIYTNNIKKAYYAIDNLDVGGVMINDTSIFRVDHMPYGGNKMSGIGREGVKFAIEDMTNIKMVVFNIG